In Candidatus Sulfurimonas marisnigri, a single genomic region encodes these proteins:
- a CDS encoding ammonium transporter — protein sequence MKRLFLALLALPTFVFAEDTLSSGDTAWMIVATALVMLMTPAGLALFYGGLTRSKNVINTVSMSLGAFAVGSLVWVLVGYSIAFGDGDLIGSGKVMLSGITSDTLSGTIPELLFVAFQGTFAAIAVAIASGSMIERVKFSTFMVFVALWIVAVYAPITHWAWSGNSTTLNFGEMDFAGGTVVHLNAGVAGFVVAMILGRRKDYGKVAIKPFSPILVALGAALLWFGWFGFNAGSELAADGVAASAFLVTNIAASLGVIGWIAVEWLVYKKATLVGGASGAVAGLVAITPAAGSAGVEGAIIIGLVGGALGFYGVSKLKNMFKVDDSLDAFWIHGLVGIWGSIATAIFIADYAMAKDYDMMSQLVSQFQAIGLTIVYSGVVTAIVYFIASALTGGGRVDEETEAKGLDETVHGEKAINL from the coding sequence ATGAAGAGACTTTTTCTGGCTTTGTTGGCATTGCCAACATTTGTATTTGCAGAGGATACGTTAAGCAGCGGTGACACTGCTTGGATGATAGTTGCTACGGCTTTAGTTATGTTGATGACACCTGCGGGATTAGCACTGTTTTATGGTGGTCTTACTCGTAGTAAAAATGTTATTAACACTGTCAGTATGAGTTTAGGTGCTTTCGCAGTTGGTAGTTTGGTGTGGGTATTAGTTGGTTACTCAATCGCATTTGGTGATGGTGACTTAATTGGTTCTGGAAAGGTTATGTTATCTGGAATTACTTCAGACACATTAAGTGGTACTATTCCTGAGCTTCTTTTTGTTGCATTTCAAGGAACTTTTGCAGCAATTGCTGTTGCAATTGCTAGTGGTTCAATGATAGAGAGAGTTAAGTTCTCTACATTTATGGTATTTGTTGCATTATGGATTGTAGCTGTTTATGCTCCTATTACACACTGGGCGTGGAGTGGTAATTCGACTACATTGAACTTTGGTGAGATGGACTTTGCTGGTGGTACTGTTGTTCACTTAAATGCTGGTGTTGCTGGTTTTGTAGTTGCAATGATTTTAGGTAGAAGAAAAGATTACGGTAAAGTTGCTATCAAGCCATTTTCACCTATATTAGTAGCTCTTGGTGCTGCATTACTATGGTTTGGTTGGTTTGGTTTTAATGCTGGATCTGAGCTAGCTGCTGATGGCGTTGCTGCATCTGCTTTCTTAGTTACAAATATTGCTGCTTCTCTTGGTGTTATTGGTTGGATAGCTGTTGAGTGGTTAGTTTACAAAAAAGCTACTTTAGTTGGTGGTGCTTCTGGTGCTGTTGCTGGTCTTGTTGCTATTACTCCCGCTGCTGGTTCTGCTGGTGTTGAGGGTGCAATTATTATAGGTTTAGTTGGTGGTGCTTTAGGTTTTTATGGTGTTTCTAAACTTAAAAACATGTTCAAAGTTGATGATTCTTTAGATGCATTTTGGATCCACGGTTTAGTTGGTATTTGGGGTTCAATTGCTACGGCAATATTTATTGCTGACTATGCGATGGCTAAAGATTATGACATGATGTCTCAACTGGTAAGTCAATTTCAAGCAATTGGATTAACTATAGTTTATAGTGGTGTTGTTACAGCAATAGTTTACTTTATTGCGTCTGCTTTAACTGGCGGTGGTAGAGTTGATGAGGAGACTGAAGCAAAAGGTCTTGATGAAACAGTTCACGGCGAAAAGGCTATTAACCTATAA
- a CDS encoding P-II family nitrogen regulator — protein sequence MKRVEAVIKPFKLEDVKDALAEIGIDGMTVSEVKGYGRQKGHSELYRGAEYVVDFLPKIKMEMVVADEMVEQVTNTIVEAARTGKIGDGKIFVTDIEKIIRIRTGETDSEAI from the coding sequence ATGAAAAGAGTAGAAGCGGTTATTAAACCATTTAAATTAGAAGATGTAAAAGATGCCTTAGCTGAAATAGGCATTGATGGAATGACGGTAAGTGAAGTGAAAGGTTATGGTCGTCAAAAAGGTCATAGTGAGCTTTACCGTGGTGCTGAGTATGTAGTAGACTTTTTACCAAAAATAAAAATGGAAATGGTAGTGGCTGATGAGATGGTTGAGCAAGTAACAAATACAATTGTTGAAGCTGCTAGAACTGGTAAAATCGGTGATGGTAAAATATTTGTTACAGATATTGAAAAAATTATCCGTATCCGTACTGGTGAAACTGACAGCGAGGCGATTTAA